One segment of Bacteroides caecimuris DNA contains the following:
- a CDS encoding helix-turn-helix domain-containing protein, whose amino-acid sequence MNELINKDSEWIIHFMGSLDRLLDSFEHLTANYRPTLNGERFFTDKEVSARLKVSRRTLQDYRNEGRIAYIQLGGKILYRESDIERMLAGCYRSAYRQTAT is encoded by the coding sequence ATGAATGAACTGATTAACAAGGACAGCGAGTGGATAATCCACTTCATGGGCAGTCTCGACCGTCTTTTGGACAGCTTCGAGCATCTGACCGCCAATTACCGCCCGACACTGAACGGAGAGCGTTTCTTCACTGACAAGGAAGTGTCGGCACGGCTGAAAGTGAGCCGCCGGACACTTCAGGACTACCGGAACGAAGGGCGCATAGCCTATATCCAGTTAGGCGGTAAAATACTCTACCGTGAATCTGACATCGAAAGGATGCTGGCTGGCTGCTACCGCTCCGCTTACCGACAGACGGCAACCTGA
- a CDS encoding uracil-DNA glycosylase family protein has protein sequence MNIKSELQQLCGDTQNLRLNDVNIEPETIQAIMINEVVPSCPEDDFYGKPDSAYMSTTIPMFRKAGIEIGSVQDILNNGIYITNAVKTPKTEYAVSKESIEDSLPYLEKELALFPNVKVIMLMGDVAKKAFNMICKKATKKNAVPSISTYKLRNTEIFYNGIRIMPSYIMTGQNILIEKSKFEMASKDIETMYRLIKCFD, from the coding sequence ATGAATATAAAGTCGGAACTACAACAACTCTGTGGGGATACCCAAAATCTACGGCTTAATGACGTAAATATTGAGCCGGAAACGATACAGGCAATCATGATAAATGAGGTTGTCCCGTCATGTCCGGAAGATGATTTCTATGGGAAACCGGATTCCGCGTATATGTCAACGACAATTCCGATGTTCAGAAAAGCAGGAATAGAGATAGGTTCAGTACAAGACATTCTGAATAATGGAATTTACATTACTAATGCTGTCAAGACTCCTAAAACCGAATATGCAGTTTCAAAGGAGAGCATAGAGGATAGCCTGCCCTATCTGGAAAAAGAGCTTGCTTTGTTTCCAAACGTCAAGGTTATCATGCTTATGGGGGATGTGGCAAAGAAAGCCTTTAATATGATATGCAAGAAGGCGACCAAAAAAAATGCCGTTCCAAGTATATCTACTTACAAGTTACGTAATACAGAGATTTTCTATAATGGAATACGCATTATGCCCTCTTACATTATGACCGGCCAGAACATTCTGATTGAAAAGTCAAAATTCGAGATGGCATCGAAGGATATAGAAACGATGTACAGGTTAATTAAATGTTTTGATTAA
- a CDS encoding zinc ribbon domain-containing protein — protein sequence MEHKFCQSCGMPLTTDNKGTKADGSRNEDYCIYCYKDGRFTQDFTMEQMIEHCAQFTDEINKESGQTLTQEQAKDMMRQFFPQLKRWKNRTAMFIAILTYKKPLEEVDRFLQAHRDYLAEHYAAGDFIASGPQAPRVGGVILIKAESRAVVDSIIEQDPFNINGVADYRIVEFTPTMFVESSLSDILK from the coding sequence ATGGAACATAAATTTTGTCAAAGCTGCGGAATGCCGCTGACTACAGACAACAAAGGTACTAAGGCTGATGGCAGTCGCAACGAGGATTACTGTATCTACTGCTATAAGGATGGCAGATTCACACAAGACTTCACTATGGAGCAGATGATTGAACATTGCGCTCAGTTTACCGACGAGATAAACAAGGAGTCAGGACAGACCTTGACACAGGAGCAGGCAAAAGACATGATGCGTCAATTCTTTCCACAACTCAAACGCTGGAAAAACCGGACAGCCATGTTTATTGCAATTCTGACATATAAAAAACCGCTTGAAGAAGTCGACCGTTTCCTTCAGGCACATCGTGACTATCTTGCTGAGCACTATGCGGCTGGCGATTTCATCGCATCCGGTCCGCAGGCTCCCCGCGTGGGCGGTGTAATATTGATAAAGGCCGAAAGCCGTGCAGTGGTTGATTCTATCATAGAGCAAGATCCGTTCAACATCAATGGTGTTGCTGACTACCGGATTGTGGAGTTTACTCCGACAATGTTTGTAGAATCAAGCCTTTCCGACATACTAAAATAA
- a CDS encoding CatB-related O-acetyltransferase, whose protein sequence is MNQTEIYPRSGDNQTVYLKSVITHQNIEVGDFTIYNDFVNDPRDFEKNNVLYHYPINHDRLIIGKFCSIACGAKFIFNCANHTLKSLSTYTFPLFFEEWDLPKSDVVSAWDNKGDIVIGNDVWIGYDAIIMAGVTIGDGAIIGTRAVVTKDVEPYSIVGGVPAKEIRKRFSTDIIARLQELQWWNWDADIIRNSIKAIQDGDLGSLDCHFI, encoded by the coding sequence ATGAACCAAACAGAGATATATCCTCGTTCTGGTGATAATCAGACTGTCTATCTTAAATCAGTCATAACGCACCAGAATATTGAAGTCGGAGATTTTACCATTTACAATGATTTTGTGAATGACCCTCGTGACTTTGAGAAGAATAACGTGCTGTATCATTATCCTATAAATCATGATCGTTTGATTATCGGAAAGTTTTGCTCAATAGCCTGCGGAGCAAAGTTTATATTCAATTGCGCCAACCATACCCTGAAATCGCTTTCTACATACACGTTCCCACTTTTCTTTGAGGAATGGGACTTACCGAAATCTGATGTTGTGTCTGCTTGGGATAACAAGGGCGATATTGTAATTGGCAATGATGTGTGGATTGGATATGACGCTATAATAATGGCTGGAGTGACCATCGGTGATGGTGCTATAATTGGCACACGAGCTGTTGTCACAAAGGATGTCGAGCCATACTCGATTGTTGGCGGTGTTCCTGCAAAGGAAATACGAAAACGATTCTCTACAGATATTATAGCCCGATTGCAAGAACTCCAATGGTGGAACTGGGACGCAGATATAATTCGTAATTCAATCAAAGCTATTCAAGACGGGGATTTAGGTTCATTAGACTGTCATTTTATATGA
- a CDS encoding TetR/AcrR family transcriptional regulator has product MELKETEKRLLEAVSHIVENDGFTKIGVNRIANQAGCDKVLIYRYFGGLDGLLVEWAKRHDYYSFAYSEFIDTIKRAKDGNIKQIVKDVFMCQLNYLKDNVIMQELLVWELSGHSSFKGIIEERERVGHKLQEELNRYLGKSVDNNMSIAIIISAINYIVLFTRQYHKINGIDFSNPEAWERMEAMISKYVDFIFDNNCL; this is encoded by the coding sequence ATGGAATTGAAAGAAACAGAAAAAAGGCTCCTTGAAGCTGTGAGCCATATCGTAGAGAACGATGGTTTTACCAAAATCGGAGTTAATCGCATAGCTAATCAAGCCGGATGCGATAAGGTTTTGATTTATCGCTATTTCGGTGGGTTGGATGGTTTGCTCGTGGAATGGGCAAAGCGTCATGACTATTATTCGTTTGCCTATTCAGAGTTTATTGACACCATTAAACGAGCTAAAGACGGTAACATAAAGCAGATTGTTAAGGATGTGTTTATGTGTCAACTTAACTATCTAAAAGATAATGTAATCATGCAAGAACTTTTGGTATGGGAACTTTCAGGTCATTCATCTTTCAAGGGAATTATAGAAGAACGTGAGCGTGTCGGTCATAAATTGCAGGAGGAACTGAACAGGTATTTGGGCAAGAGTGTCGACAACAATATGTCGATTGCAATAATCATATCCGCAATCAACTACATTGTTCTTTTCACAAGGCAATACCACAAAATCAACGGCATAGATTTCAGTAACCCGGAAGCATGGGAAAGAATGGAAGCTATGATTTCCAAATATGTGGATTTTATCTTTGACAATAACTGTCTATGA
- a CDS encoding helix-turn-helix domain-containing protein → MQTFRIIQPTPALKPFIRYYWILQDSTSGIVSQRTLPTGCISLVFHRGERLKVTNRDELQPHSFICGQESGYSDVTSTGDIEMIVVVFQPHAAKIFFHMPVTLLRDRNVAVADIENPALRDLAHRVEDSENHDICIELIENYFYKCLMYGTPYHLPRLAEVVRHINNSTQTNIRALSNIACLSEKQFSRIFSENIGTTPKDFMRIVRLQRTLSVMQHNQGIGFAQLSYECGYTDQSHMIKEFKLFSGYTPKEYIARYSPVSDYFTF, encoded by the coding sequence ATGCAGACATTCAGAATCATACAGCCAACGCCTGCCCTGAAACCGTTCATACGGTATTACTGGATATTGCAGGATAGTACCTCAGGCATAGTGTCGCAACGCACTTTGCCGACAGGCTGTATATCACTTGTGTTCCATCGAGGCGAAAGGCTCAAAGTCACGAACCGTGATGAATTGCAACCGCATAGTTTTATTTGCGGTCAGGAAAGCGGTTATTCAGATGTGACTTCAACCGGTGACATCGAAATGATAGTGGTGGTATTCCAACCTCATGCGGCAAAAATATTCTTTCATATGCCAGTCACTTTACTGCGTGACAGGAATGTGGCGGTTGCGGACATTGAAAATCCAGCCTTGCGTGATTTGGCACACAGAGTTGAAGACAGTGAAAATCACGACATCTGCATTGAACTGATAGAGAATTATTTCTATAAGTGCCTGATGTACGGGACACCTTATCATCTGCCACGACTGGCGGAAGTGGTACGTCATATCAACAATTCCACTCAAACAAATATCAGGGCACTTTCGAATATTGCGTGCCTGAGCGAAAAGCAATTCTCCCGGATTTTCTCGGAAAACATAGGAACGACACCCAAAGATTTCATGCGTATAGTCAGGTTGCAACGTACCTTATCTGTCATGCAGCATAATCAGGGAATAGGTTTTGCGCAGCTGTCATACGAATGTGGGTACACCGACCAATCCCACATGATTAAAGAATTCAAGCTATTCTCCGGCTACACACCGAAAGAGTATATTGCTCGATACTCTCCTGTTTCTGACTATTTTACATTCTGA
- a CDS encoding helix-turn-helix domain-containing protein, producing MEIVSIERKTFEAMVAKFDRFVSRMDAICRRHGEKTMGEWMDNQDVCRMLNISPRTLQTLRDNGTLAYSQISHKTYYRPEDVQRIVSVVEDRRKEAKFKGRTI from the coding sequence ATGGAAATCGTATCAATTGAAAGAAAGACCTTTGAGGCGATGGTCGCCAAGTTCGACCGTTTCGTCAGTCGCATGGATGCCATCTGCCGGCGGCACGGAGAGAAGACAATGGGCGAGTGGATGGACAATCAGGACGTGTGCCGGATGCTCAACATCAGCCCACGCACATTGCAGACGCTTCGGGACAACGGGACGCTGGCTTACTCGCAGATAAGCCACAAGACGTATTACCGTCCCGAAGACGTGCAGCGTATTGTTTCCGTTGTGGAGGACAGGCGCAAAGAAGCAAAGTTCAAAGGAAGAACTATATAA
- the bla gene encoding class A beta-lactamase: MKILLIIITFLTFISPAFAGGNKAIENALHEYIKGKDARIGVAVIINGKDTVSVNGNRDFPMMSVVKFPLALTVAHWINTNGMSLNDTVTFSEKAMKEDTYSPMLKKYGKNRNTITIRELLEWSLVESDNNAADILLHRVGGTSGVTSIMRQMGISDEIVIGASEEDMHRDPYLSYLNRTTPLAMAQLFDRFYHELRNASQSYSEISVMLEQCRTGLDRLAFPLLPTNALIGHKTGTGFPTPEGRISAVNDCGYVNLPNGTRYSIAVFVADSNYDIATTSAIITEVSKIVLEGLIKQK, from the coding sequence ATGAAGATATTACTGATTATAATAACATTTCTGACTTTTATATCGCCTGCTTTCGCTGGTGGAAACAAGGCGATAGAGAATGCTTTGCACGAGTATATCAAAGGGAAAGATGCCCGTATAGGTGTCGCGGTCATTATCAATGGCAAAGACACCGTATCTGTCAACGGCAATCGGGATTTCCCTATGATGAGCGTAGTCAAATTTCCGCTGGCTCTGACGGTAGCGCACTGGATAAATACTAACGGTATGTCCCTGAACGATACCGTAACATTCAGCGAGAAGGCTATGAAAGAGGATACCTATAGCCCGATGCTCAAAAAGTATGGTAAGAACCGAAATACCATAACTATAAGAGAACTGCTTGAATGGTCTTTGGTTGAGAGTGACAACAATGCGGCAGACATACTCCTGCATCGCGTCGGTGGAACATCGGGAGTAACATCAATAATGAGGCAAATGGGTATCTCTGATGAGATTGTAATCGGAGCCTCGGAAGAAGATATGCACCGTGATCCATACCTAAGCTATCTTAACCGTACCACACCTTTGGCAATGGCGCAGCTATTTGATAGGTTTTACCACGAATTGAGAAACGCATCACAGTCATATTCTGAAATATCCGTCATGCTTGAACAGTGTCGCACGGGGCTTGACAGGCTTGCGTTCCCCCTTTTGCCTACTAATGCCCTGATAGGACATAAGACAGGTACGGGATTTCCGACACCCGAAGGTCGCATATCCGCAGTAAATGATTGTGGATATGTGAATTTGCCTAATGGTACAAGATATTCTATTGCCGTGTTTGTTGCTGATTCCAATTACGACATAGCAACGACCTCAGCCATCATTACTGAGGTTTCTAAGATTGTCTTGGAAGGTTTGATTAAACAAAAATAA
- a CDS encoding DUF3408 domain-containing protein, producing MKREPSISEQQAREIVERMGRRESRSEKSMDDFYKNIGLDSGQLAQPGKTITKKAETATVDEPSGRTPEEVAVPQKRVSSKQRRLSLDEYRTAYLQVPKITDRKPVFVSGEVRDRLDGIVRRLGGRGMSASGLIENLARLHLETYREDIEQWRKL from the coding sequence ATGAAAAGAGAACCAAGTATCAGTGAGCAGCAGGCTCGTGAAATCGTGGAAAGAATGGGACGCAGGGAATCCCGTAGTGAAAAGTCTATGGACGACTTCTACAAGAACATCGGTCTGGATTCGGGACAGCTGGCACAACCCGGCAAGACCATCACGAAAAAAGCGGAAACAGCTACGGTGGATGAACCGTCAGGCAGAACGCCCGAAGAAGTGGCAGTGCCACAGAAGCGTGTCAGCAGCAAACAACGCAGGCTGTCGCTGGACGAGTACCGTACCGCTTACCTGCAAGTTCCCAAGATAACCGACCGCAAGCCCGTGTTCGTCAGCGGTGAGGTGCGTGACCGGCTGGACGGGATTGTCCGCCGTCTCGGCGGGCGTGGCATGAGCGCATCGGGACTTATCGAGAACCTCGCCCGCCTGCACCTTGAAACCTACCGGGAGGACATCGAGCAGTGGCGCAAACTCTGA
- the mobA gene encoding conjugal transfer protein MobA: MEKKSKYGRNPKLNPKTHCVMVRFDDEEWNKFLTMYEESQVYAKAVFLKAHFFGQKFKVLKVDKTLVDYYTKLSDFHAHFRAIGTNYNQVVKELRIHFSEKKAMALLYKLEKHTIDLVKLSKEIVELSRKMYARWEQQN, translated from the coding sequence ATGGAAAAGAAGAGCAAGTACGGGAGAAATCCCAAATTGAACCCGAAGACGCACTGCGTGATGGTGCGCTTCGATGATGAGGAATGGAACAAATTTCTCACGATGTACGAAGAATCACAGGTGTATGCGAAAGCTGTTTTTCTGAAGGCGCATTTCTTCGGGCAGAAGTTCAAGGTGCTGAAAGTGGACAAGACGCTGGTGGACTACTACACCAAACTGTCGGACTTCCACGCCCATTTCCGTGCCATCGGTACGAACTACAATCAGGTCGTTAAAGAGTTGCGCATCCATTTTTCGGAGAAAAAGGCGATGGCGTTGCTCTACAAGTTGGAGAAACATACCATCGACCTTGTGAAGTTGAGCAAAGAAATTGTGGAACTTTCAAGGAAGATGTATGCTAGGTGGGAACAACAGAATTGA
- a CDS encoding zinc ribbon domain-containing protein, translating to MEQKLCQSCGMPLVEGIIGTNSDGSKSKDYCGYCYKGGVFLQDFNMSQMIEFCTQFTDQINKETGWNLTPQQAKAQMQQIFPTLKRWKEKDERSLIEKAIHLLSQCKEVTLASVNAEGFPRPVPLDKIHSLGCNEVWVVTAADSEKVADFRLNPKAGLSYSFYGDSVALRGTVEIITDDVTRKRMWQEYFINYFPGGPADPNYVLIHFIGKEATIWINREFAHITI from the coding sequence ATGGAACAAAAACTTTGTCAAAGCTGTGGTATGCCTCTTGTTGAGGGTATTATCGGCACAAATTCAGACGGCAGTAAAAGTAAGGACTATTGTGGCTACTGCTACAAAGGAGGTGTTTTCCTCCAAGATTTCAACATGAGCCAGATGATAGAGTTCTGCACTCAGTTTACCGACCAGATTAACAAGGAAACGGGTTGGAATCTGACGCCCCAACAGGCAAAGGCTCAAATGCAACAAATCTTCCCAACACTCAAACGCTGGAAAGAGAAAGATGAAAGAAGTTTGATTGAAAAAGCGATCCATCTTCTTTCCCAATGCAAAGAGGTTACGCTGGCATCGGTCAATGCGGAGGGTTTTCCTCGCCCTGTGCCATTGGATAAAATTCACTCGTTAGGATGCAATGAAGTTTGGGTAGTGACCGCAGCAGACTCCGAAAAGGTAGCCGATTTCAGGCTCAATCCCAAAGCCGGGCTTTCCTATTCATTTTATGGCGACAGTGTTGCTTTGCGCGGCACAGTCGAAATCATTACGGATGATGTAACCCGCAAACGGATGTGGCAGGAGTATTTTATAAATTATTTCCCCGGCGGTCCGGCAGATCCGAACTATGTGCTTATCCATTTTATCGGAAAAGAGGCTACCATCTGGATAAACCGCGAGTTTGCTCACATTACCATATAA
- a CDS encoding BlaI/MecI/CopY family transcriptional regulator, whose amino-acid sequence MEQLTKREEEVMNKFWEKGEATVKEIIATYPEPRPSRTAISTFVKFLVDKGFLDHKPAGNNGFIYYPLIEREEYCGNNLKNVVQRYFNNSIRGVISTLVRDRKMSDDEVLELINQVIEGNRQE is encoded by the coding sequence ATGGAACAACTTACCAAGCGTGAAGAAGAAGTGATGAATAAGTTTTGGGAGAAGGGCGAAGCTACCGTTAAGGAGATTATCGCCACTTATCCCGAACCTCGTCCAAGCAGAACCGCCATATCTACATTCGTGAAGTTTCTTGTTGATAAGGGCTTTTTAGACCACAAGCCGGCAGGAAACAACGGATTCATCTACTATCCCCTTATAGAAAGAGAGGAGTATTGTGGTAACAATCTGAAAAATGTCGTTCAGCGATATTTCAACAATTCCATTCGTGGAGTGATAAGCACTCTTGTAAGGGACAGGAAAATGTCAGACGATGAAGTCCTGGAGTTGATAAATCAGGTGATAGAAGGCAATCGCCAAGAATAG
- a CDS encoding DUF4303 domain-containing protein, whose product MKGKYSRQLKTAVKLIWSSFDRDEIRRGYSILILEAQKGDADALAFIARCFMGESYVWPQAGFKADDENASKLMQKSAMMGSATGVLCAARSANLTPSVERAMPFASFKEAFEEILGQAERGDAFCCYMVGNVYYWGDYLRVEPDYAKQFKDESDYNAWAWPIAKVWYERSFDGGLCAGWGNYCDIRKSGLCEIAQDVYEKYYLKLADISPVICNNYGYYLRTEKGDSYGGLLRYVEAARRGDPQAAYNAGHIYEAGEEVDENIDLAYQLYEMAAKCGHPAGQFEVGYYLFEGFGDVEQDYAKAVEWFEKAYQNPKCSETTRTQTAAYLGLCYQEGLGTVQDDDVAFEYLHEAGEDIDNLWESITVKVLTALGVAYAFGCGTEADIELGYQYFEDAVKLGSEEAKEYIGYINSPDFEARERKKEEPATPVAPFWQEVTEKIRDAVTTDLREILGRIDDEHIYTAALVTDRYCCSLFLAVNTLEYLQSEDEEPDDESKWHPDEWGYSDGHGSELVKLSKSLWENHATLPGEAFFFSAMISAMAQVKGSGIFGEGTEEITFFISISDDEDAENLEDSSAMTLNSPELAAAFLNRNK is encoded by the coding sequence ATGAAAGGTAAATATAGCAGGCAGTTGAAAACGGCAGTCAAGCTGATTTGGTCAAGTTTTGACCGCGATGAAATACGCCGGGGATACTCAATACTTATACTGGAGGCGCAAAAGGGCGATGCAGATGCGCTGGCATTCATAGCCCGCTGCTTCATGGGTGAGTCGTATGTGTGGCCGCAGGCAGGCTTCAAAGCTGACGATGAAAACGCATCGAAGCTGATGCAGAAGAGCGCGATGATGGGCAGTGCCACGGGCGTTCTTTGTGCTGCGCGAAGCGCAAACCTCACCCCTTCGGTGGAACGTGCAATGCCGTTCGCCTCGTTTAAGGAAGCGTTTGAGGAGATTCTCGGTCAGGCAGAGCGTGGCGACGCCTTCTGCTGCTACATGGTCGGCAATGTGTATTATTGGGGCGACTATCTGCGTGTCGAGCCAGACTATGCCAAGCAATTCAAAGACGAAAGCGACTATAACGCATGGGCCTGGCCGATAGCAAAGGTGTGGTACGAGCGCAGTTTCGACGGCGGGCTTTGTGCCGGATGGGGCAATTACTGCGACATACGCAAATCCGGCCTCTGCGAGATTGCGCAAGATGTTTATGAGAAATATTACTTGAAGCTGGCGGATATTTCACCCGTAATCTGCAACAACTACGGCTATTATCTCCGCACCGAGAAGGGCGACTCATACGGTGGGCTGTTGCGATATGTGGAGGCTGCCCGCAGGGGCGACCCACAAGCCGCATACAATGCAGGGCATATCTACGAAGCCGGTGAAGAAGTGGATGAGAATATCGACCTTGCATATCAACTCTATGAAATGGCTGCCAAATGCGGACATCCCGCAGGACAATTTGAGGTAGGATATTATCTGTTTGAAGGCTTCGGTGATGTGGAGCAGGACTACGCCAAGGCTGTGGAATGGTTTGAAAAGGCATACCAAAACCCGAAATGCAGCGAGACCACCCGGACGCAGACCGCCGCCTACCTCGGTTTATGCTATCAGGAGGGGCTGGGAACAGTTCAAGACGACGATGTGGCATTCGAGTATCTTCATGAAGCCGGGGAAGACATCGACAATCTATGGGAGTCAATAACCGTCAAGGTGCTCACCGCACTCGGCGTGGCGTATGCCTTCGGATGTGGCACCGAGGCGGATATTGAGTTGGGATACCAGTATTTTGAGGATGCTGTAAAACTCGGTTCGGAAGAAGCCAAAGAGTATATCGGCTATATCAACTCGCCCGACTTTGAAGCCCGCGAGCGGAAAAAAGAAGAACCGGCCACTCCCGTAGCCCCGTTCTGGCAGGAAGTGACTGAAAAAATCAGAGATGCGGTTACAACTGACCTGCGCGAAATTCTTGGCCGCATAGATGATGAGCACATATACACTGCCGCCTTGGTCACCGACAGGTATTGCTGCTCTCTTTTTCTCGCTGTGAACACGTTGGAGTACCTTCAAAGCGAAGACGAAGAACCCGATGACGAGAGCAAATGGCATCCGGATGAATGGGGATATTCCGACGGACATGGCAGCGAACTGGTGAAGCTCAGCAAATCGCTGTGGGAAAACCACGCCACTTTGCCGGGCGAAGCCTTTTTCTTCAGCGCAATGATATCAGCGATGGCGCAGGTCAAAGGCTCGGGAATATTCGGAGAAGGCACCGAAGAAATCACATTCTTCATTTCAATATCGGATGATGAAGATGCTGAAAATCTCGAAGACTCGTCAGCCATGACACTGAACAGCCCCGAACTGGCAGCAGCTTTTTTGAATAGAAACAAGTAA
- a CDS encoding DUF6194 family protein: protein MAIAPDDILKYCLDNLEGTVEVNSWGERGIFYNPDGVLKRGVYILTIKEKDGDNDRASHLDRKDVWRINIGVRKQTFRTLFGELPKRPCKGCIVDMPYEFTAKDVIMPHPVYAWMGWICALTPSEATFESLKPYILESYEYAKEKFKKR, encoded by the coding sequence ATGGCTATTGCACCTGATGATATTTTGAAATATTGCCTTGACAACCTTGAAGGGACGGTCGAAGTAAACAGTTGGGGCGAGCGTGGGATTTTCTACAATCCGGATGGAGTGTTGAAACGTGGGGTTTATATCTTGACGATAAAAGAAAAGGATGGCGACAATGATCGAGCTTCCCACCTTGACCGCAAGGATGTGTGGCGAATAAATATAGGAGTCAGAAAACAGACTTTCCGCACTTTATTCGGAGAACTGCCCAAACGTCCATGTAAAGGTTGCATTGTAGATATGCCGTATGAATTTACCGCAAAGGATGTCATTATGCCGCATCCGGTTTATGCGTGGATGGGCTGGATTTGCGCTTTAACCCCATCTGAAGCGACGTTTGAATCATTAAAACCTTACATCCTTGAATCCTACGAATACGCAAAAGAGAAATTCAAAAAAAGATGA
- a CDS encoding 4Fe-4S binding protein has product MKTIIFYRSSYRGNTLKIAESMKDALSAELVSIDSNPSIDLSNYDLIGFGSAINFAAHDIRLQRFVSSQNLKGKNVFLFSTRCRPFLGAYHKPLRKVVETKGGIIAGEFSCRGFDRTGPWVLMDGYNKARPDERDMFKARLFSEKLRWKLHPLALAHKNPVAGYSDGIPIRHNGSNIVIGDKVVFLNTSTCIKCGKCINVCPMHIFSLKDTALPMDEKNCIQCRLCADNCPTSSIYIQESFLNGLRIALRESFSNKLQNSYKAEDNHH; this is encoded by the coding sequence ATGAAGACAATAATATTCTATCGTTCCTCATATAGAGGAAACACATTGAAGATTGCGGAAAGCATGAAGGATGCCCTATCTGCCGAATTGGTATCTATCGACAGCAATCCGTCAATCGACCTGTCGAATTATGACCTTATAGGCTTTGGCTCCGCGATTAACTTTGCCGCTCACGATATACGACTTCAAAGATTTGTTTCAAGTCAAAATCTTAAAGGGAAAAATGTGTTTCTATTTTCCACCCGTTGCAGACCTTTCTTGGGAGCATATCATAAGCCCCTCAGGAAAGTCGTCGAGACAAAAGGGGGAATTATAGCCGGAGAGTTTTCCTGCCGAGGATTTGACCGCACAGGGCCGTGGGTGTTGATGGACGGCTACAATAAAGCCAGACCGGATGAGCGGGATATGTTCAAGGCAAGACTGTTCTCGGAAAAGCTTCGATGGAAATTGCATCCGTTGGCTCTTGCCCATAAAAATCCTGTTGCAGGATATTCAGATGGCATACCGATACGGCACAATGGTTCAAATATAGTGATAGGTGATAAGGTGGTATTCCTTAATACCTCTACTTGTATAAAGTGCGGAAAATGTATCAACGTTTGTCCGATGCACATATTCTCACTAAAAGATACGGCTTTGCCGATGGACGAGAAAAATTGTATCCAGTGCCGATTATGCGCCGACAACTGTCCGACATCCTCAATATATATCCAAGAATCTTTCTTGAATGGATTGCGGATAGCTCTCAGGGAATCATTCAGTAACAAATTGCAGAATAGTTATAAAGCAGAGGATAATCATCATTAG